Genomic window (Deltaproteobacteria bacterium):
AATCTCCTCGCTGCGGATCTGCAGCAGGGACACCGGTAGCGCTGTTTGCAACTGGCCATCGACGTCATGATCGATGGTGAAGTTGGTGGTTTTGATACCGACTATGGCAGCCCAGGCATTTTGACCACCACCGTGTCGATGAAGGAATTGGCGGGCAGAGCTTGTTGTGAGTCTTGCAATTTGCTTACTTTGACGCTGTTCGATGAGCAGCGAGTTGACGTTGGAGAGGTTGAGATAAACTGACCCTAGCCAGCTAAGCTGGATGGCTTCTAAAGCTGCTGCTACAAATTTTCCTATATCGTCCCCGAACATCAAGGATGCAAACAGTCTGAAGAAAATATTCGCTGTGATGCCACCGTAACAAATCACCATACTTTGCCGCGCGACAGAATGTTCCTCTGAGCTAGGCATATGAGTGATGATTGATTCCCACCAGAGTTTAGGAGACCGCGTGAGCGTCTTACGATTGCTAATACCAAAAAGTACGACGATAGGAGTAAGTAAGAGTACAAAATCGCGTACCACCGGCAAACTGTGGGATACCGATTCTATCGACAGCCAGCTGCGCCCGAGTAACCCGATAGCAGCCGTGATGATGACAGCCGCTGCAGCGCCTATGCGCGCTATGATCGAAATCCTGGCAGGGATCGTCAAATGACTCAAAATGACAGTGAGTATGCTGTAGCAGAAGAGGGTGTTGCCAAATAGATGTAAGGTCAAAAGCATCGTCGGACTAATCTGACCATTGTCGCCAGCTAACCCTACGGTGGCTAGCACGGCAAGAGCTTGGGAGCTGATAACGCTCATGAGTCTGGCCGCCGTAGGCTCGATAAGTGTAGTGATAGCTCCCAGAATGGTGCCGCCAGTGTATAGTGCTACCAGACTGATATTAAAGAGTGAGGTCCATTTAAGATGCTGGGAGAAATTTGATGCCATAAATCCATGCGCCAGCATCAACTGCAGCTGAGCCATGAGAGAAACAGCGCCAGCCATAATCAACAGGCGGACAAAACCTCTATTTTTTATAAACTTCAGTTGCATCACGGCGGCCTGAATAAGTTAACATTAACTCTTGGCAGATTTAAGCGCTGTTAGTGGCAGTTCCACCGTAAAACAAGTGCCCACGTTGACTTTGCTACTGACACGGATGGTGCCACCAAAATCATTGATGATGCCGTAGGACAGGGCTAGCCCTAAACCCGTACCCTCGCCAGGATCTTTGGTTGTAAAAAACGGATCGAAAATCTTGCTCAGATGTTCGTCGGAAATCCCAACGCCGGTGTCTTCGACCTCATACACACCATATTTGTTGCCTTGGTTATCCTGGCGCGAAGTGGTGCGTATGGTTAGAGCTCCGCCGTCGGGCATGGCCTGAACCGCATTTTGAATGAGGTTTAAGAATACTTGTATGATGCGGTTCCGATCCCCGGTGACGATGTGTTCCTTGCTATCGAGTTTGGTGATCAGTGCGATTTTTCCACCATTCTTAAAACCGACGCTGCCAAATCGAATGGCGGTGCGAATGGCTTCAATAGCGTTGATCTCTACCTGCTGAGACTTAGGTTTTGCTGGGTTTTGCCGCGCGAAATCCAGTAATCCTTCGACGATCGCCTTGCAGCGCTGCGTAGCTGCTTCGATCTCAACGACGTCTTGGTAGTGGGGGCTTTTCGGGTCCATTTCACGCAGAAGCATCTGCGAGAATATCAAGATGCCACCAAGAGGATTGTTAATCTCGTGAGCCACGCCGCCTGCAAGAAGTCCAATCGATGCGAGCTTGTCCTGCTGCGCTAACTGCGCCTGCATCGCTTTTGCCAAGGTGCGGTCACGGTAGACATGAACCACGGCCTCTGGGCTCCCAGCAGCATCGGTGAGCGCCTGCGAGCTGACTTCGAACGTTTGGCTCTGACGTACGTGGTCCAGCTCAAAAGAGGTTGGCGTGCCGTCTTTCATGGTGGATTTAAGTTTGCAGCCGGGACACGGATCACTCCTCCCAGCAAAAACGCTGTAGCACTTGCGCCCCAGGATATCTTTCACATCGACGTTGTTTAGTTTGGCCATGGCGACGTTGGCCTTCTGCACGCTATAGTCACCACCGACAATGATGAGTGGATCTACCAGGGCGTCAATCGTTGCCATCCATTGACGCTTGAGGTCCTCGACAAAACGTAGCAAATCGCCCTGATCTGGAGTTGGCGCTAGCTTACGAGCGGAACTAGTGCGGCGACTCTTTTCGGCCATAAAAACGAAACCCCGTATGATGACTGGCTCCGGGAGACAGTGGTCCTACGAGGTATATCGTCAATTTCGCTTAAGAATTTAGTAGCCTTAGGGCCACCCCTGTTAGTGCGCGAAGGCTAAGTCGGCGGTGCCTACCTCGGTTTCGGTGATTTTTCGTAGTTTCTCAAAGAGTTCATCCTGTCCCGATGCGCCCTCAGGCTGCTTCCAAACCAGAGCATGCATGAGCACTGTGTCCATGTGCTCAACTGGCACTACGGTGACTTCCTTGAGAACTTGTTTAGGTAGCTCTTGAATGTCCTTCTCGTTCTCCTTAGGGATCAGAACCTTCTTGATGCCACCACGGTGGGCGGCGATGATTTTTTCTTTAAGACCACCAATGGGTAGCACCCGGCCGCGCAATGTGATCTCACCAGTCATGGCAACATCTTTACTGATCGGACGATTGGTCAGAGCGCTAGTCAGCGCCGTGGCCATGGCAATCCCAGCAGACGGTCCGTCTTTAGGAATAGCGCCCTCAGGCACGTGGATATGGATGTCTACTTTGGCGTAGAAATCATCATCGAGACTGAGGAAGCTGGAACGTGACCGGACATAACTTAGTGCCGCCTGCGCAGACTCCTGCATAACCTCACCGAGCTTACCAGTGCAGGTGAGTTTACCTTTCCCTGGCAAGATAGACACCTCGGCAACGAGAAGGTCTCCACCCACTTCAGTCCAGGCTAGTCCCGTACAGAGACCAACTTCGTGATGCTGATTGGTTAAACCAATACGGAACCGGCGGGGTCCAAGGTATTTCTGAACACTCTTGTCCGTTACGGTTTCTGTGATGTTGAGATCGATAAGCCCAGTCGCGGCTGCGGCTGGAGCAGCGTTCTCCGTGGCCGCTGCTGCTGCAGTGCCTTTCTTTTTCTTGACTGGTGCCGCCTCGACCACTTCCTCAGGGGCCTCTGAGTCGCTGCTGTGCTCGGTTGCGTCGCTCGTGTCACCTGAGTGATGTTTCTCAAGATGCTTGCGCGCAAGCTTACGAAGTACGGCGCCAATTTCACGCTCTAAGTTACGGACCCCAGACTCGCGGGTGTAGTAGCGTACGAGCTCTTTCACCGCGGCCGGTGCCACCGTGACATTGGTACCAGCAAGCCCATTGGTTTTTAACTGCTTGGGAACGAGGTACTGCTTGGCGATAGCCAACTTTTCTTCTTCGGTGTAGCCAACCAAGCGAATCACTTCCATCCGGTCAAGCAGCGGCTTTGAGATGGTGTGAAGGCTGTTGGCCGTGGCCATGAACATCACCTTTGACAAGTCAAAGTCGATGTCCAAATAGTGATCTACGAAAGTCGCATTCTGCTCAGGATCCAGCACTTCCAAGAGTGCTGAGGTGGGATCACCGCGGAAGTCCTGGCTGAGCTTATCGACCTCGTCGAGGAGAACCACAGGATTGGCACTGCCGCATTTTTTGAGGGCGTTGATGATCTTGCCTGGCATCGATCCAATGTAAGTACGCCGGTGGCCACGGATCTCAGCCTCGTCACGGACACCGCCGAGGGAGATACGGACAAATTTGCGACCCGTTGCCTCGGCAACGCTCTTAGCAAGCGAGGTCTTGCCAACCCCCGGAGGTCCAGACAAACAGAGAATCGGACCCTTCATCTCCGAAACGAGAGCCCGGACTGATAGATATTCGAGGATCCGGTCTTTCACCTTCTCTAGACCGAAGTGATCTTGGTCGAGCACCTGCCTTGAGAAGTTGATGTCACGCTTTTCGGTCGTGTATTCGTTCCAAGGTAAAGACAGCACCGTTTCGATATAGTTACGGACTACCGTTGCCTCGGCCGACATAGCCGACATGTGCTTGAGCTTACGGATCTCTTTGTTGACC
Coding sequences:
- the lon gene encoding endopeptidase La, with the translated sequence MTTDQSAKLQRQRIPLLPLRDILVFPSTVVPLFVGRDKSIQALEQAMSGSKEILLAAQIKAKTNDPTADDIYRVGTVSVILQLLRLPDGTVKVLVEGQRRARIVDYVQTEEFFMVEAEPLPEPQSTGVENEALIRTVKMAFDNYVRLNKRIPPEMLLSIAQIENESKLADTLVAHLTNLKLQDKQRLLEQTDPRQRLEDLYGFIQSEIEIMRVEKKIRARVKRQMEKTQKEYYLNEQMAAIQKELGDRDDGRAEIMELENLAKKKKLSEEARDKVNKEIRKLKHMSAMSAEATVVRNYIETVLSLPWNEYTTEKRDINFSRQVLDQDHFGLEKVKDRILEYLSVRALVSEMKGPILCLSGPPGVGKTSLAKSVAEATGRKFVRISLGGVRDEAEIRGHRRTYIGSMPGKIINALKKCGSANPVVLLDEVDKLSQDFRGDPTSALLEVLDPEQNATFVDHYLDIDFDLSKVMFMATANSLHTISKPLLDRMEVIRLVGYTEEEKLAIAKQYLVPKQLKTNGLAGTNVTVAPAAVKELVRYYTRESGVRNLEREIGAVLRKLARKHLEKHHSGDTSDATEHSSDSEAPEEVVEAAPVKKKKGTAAAAATENAAPAAAATGLIDLNITETVTDKSVQKYLGPRRFRIGLTNQHHEVGLCTGLAWTEVGGDLLVAEVSILPGKGKLTCTGKLGEVMQESAQAALSYVRSRSSFLSLDDDFYAKVDIHIHVPEGAIPKDGPSAGIAMATALTSALTNRPISKDVAMTGEITLRGRVLPIGGLKEKIIAAHRGGIKKVLIPKENEKDIQELPKQVLKEVTVVPVEHMDTVLMHALVWKQPEGASGQDELFEKLRKITETEVGTADLAFAH